A genomic window from Ruminiclostridium cellulolyticum H10 includes:
- a CDS encoding fibronectin type III domain-containing protein, translating into MKTKRIFAALILLIFFITTYGTVYAAPIDVPIPAAPTQLVIPKIIPSTEPSIGYDSADGGKSGYYADIQWQVPNPMGKFVNIYLQESPKEYRTARPTYLKEKDLPAGTTPIRMRDLTSGTVYTASSKAYATDVDPVTGQVYKSGESDSSNLVKFMTDINIQCITSGTNKIKIIWDDVWNDGKRINYQLYVSENRDFANTLPITVTQEQISKSGPVYVNQSDGTLEYEHTVKDPGRVYYVKIVPVISDQSIIKTSQTKTILVSTYILVKTSRVSTTDDGTIWRLDWSPVITGLSSSNITVQYQINRFEADNMPKIIMVETGTTTFITVPEGQENSYMIRAIVKKDGLPYYPSNIDIVSDKVTLKESDVPATPSAPELVSQFKDSTDSVIIAYEDVKDINGVVIKKGELGKDTATILWRLPKKADGTIDSDVMYDLWLLEDSNLIDDPPVETKIQTNLKPGTPNFVKDESNNGKVIGYKYKIENLQPNHTYYFRIAAKKTFAEEKEGIIQNVEHISTPALKVIVTLPGGFIDTPLIPSNPPLQIRKQEDGIKDMITDTSVTIQLKNRWFERFDPNTGIWSYIQADKTSMSDTPPYNPQTTPPDNQNYRKVEYDPGVTLYVGCTEYTSGIDISAINTYKLEKVSTTPNDDLEDMYLNVPENVPVPASGTPVYAKHNVVVPVKNLKPNTTYILWVRASRDGNPPLFSDISNPIIFTTLPTPSDTIEKPVVPDLRSTNVSDTFADLAWNYKEQNTYYIKYGTVDDITKAQGSLTVTGAQIKNSGLDYVRITGLTADTQYYFWIQAEAFNSSLSASEKSEWSDSLPLRTLKLMPPSTPRGFGVKNTADAVTKNSITFEWIQEPGLTYILEIAGKIDYSDAKVYECGSVTEFKVEGLTSNFRYYARLYAYDPNKKLRSLPTQSISVRTLRSSDDYDSDQDVDHPITGDVIEKAPTIVNGTWVVKITGVNADRLVQIMMTDNILDYTVDISKPPAPATNISLMISKKVFDKLDQLKENIAFKTAVVTYNLKAGILSNVNTADTKKEQIYTFNIALAPQKPSARANELILRQPLAQMGVTLDTGASIMTISGFDRPLIISYPYTNSKDYVEGQTLGYRYNGVTSSWEQKATSNRFDVDNRKGTISFQSAVPGLFALADRTNNLFDDIYGHIYEDAILNVAMAHKLKSITSRMFNPDKAATAGEAVKLAFDSLEYSYGSNYMDLAAKTGLAKVGKTASAVLTRQDAACLAAVLYEMKTNTRVNGNKDVISTYKDYSKIDKTLLNKVAFAAENGFLPYQSSTLFNPTQSVTRGELMYMLEKALVLAGDI; encoded by the coding sequence ATGAAGACAAAAAGGATATTTGCAGCACTAATATTGCTGATATTTTTCATAACAACATATGGAACGGTATATGCGGCACCCATTGATGTACCTATACCGGCTGCACCCACACAGCTGGTGATTCCGAAAATTATTCCAAGTACGGAACCCAGCATAGGGTACGATTCAGCGGACGGAGGAAAGTCAGGCTATTATGCAGACATTCAGTGGCAGGTTCCAAATCCAATGGGTAAGTTTGTAAACATATATTTACAGGAATCTCCAAAAGAATACAGAACTGCCAGACCGACATATTTAAAGGAAAAAGATCTTCCGGCAGGGACAACCCCTATCAGGATGAGAGACCTTACATCAGGAACGGTTTATACTGCAAGCTCAAAGGCTTATGCTACTGATGTAGACCCTGTAACGGGACAGGTTTATAAATCTGGCGAGTCAGACAGCTCTAACCTGGTAAAGTTCATGACAGATATCAACATACAATGTATTACATCGGGAACCAATAAGATAAAAATAATTTGGGATGATGTATGGAATGATGGGAAAAGAATAAATTACCAACTATATGTATCAGAAAACAGGGATTTTGCCAATACCCTTCCCATAACAGTTACTCAGGAGCAGATTAGCAAATCCGGGCCTGTGTACGTTAATCAGTCTGATGGAACACTGGAATATGAGCATACTGTAAAAGATCCGGGTAGAGTGTACTATGTCAAAATTGTTCCAGTTATTTCCGACCAGTCAATTATCAAAACGTCACAAACAAAAACCATTCTGGTCAGTACATATATACTGGTAAAAACATCAAGGGTCTCAACAACAGATGACGGTACAATATGGAGACTTGATTGGAGTCCCGTTATAACAGGATTATCATCGTCCAATATAACTGTACAATATCAGATAAATAGGTTTGAAGCGGATAACATGCCAAAGATTATAATGGTGGAAACAGGCACTACTACCTTTATTACAGTTCCCGAAGGACAGGAAAACAGCTACATGATAAGGGCAATCGTAAAGAAGGATGGGCTGCCCTATTACCCCAGCAACATAGATATAGTTTCAGACAAGGTTACCCTGAAGGAGAGCGATGTTCCGGCAACACCTTCGGCACCGGAATTGGTATCTCAGTTCAAGGATTCAACCGATTCAGTTATAATAGCATATGAAGATGTCAAGGATATCAACGGGGTAGTCATAAAAAAAGGTGAACTTGGAAAGGATACGGCTACAATATTATGGCGTTTGCCTAAAAAGGCTGATGGAACAATAGACTCGGATGTTATGTATGACTTATGGCTATTGGAGGATTCAAATTTAATTGATGATCCCCCAGTGGAAACAAAGATACAAACGAACTTAAAGCCGGGAACCCCTAACTTCGTAAAGGATGAATCAAATAACGGAAAAGTAATAGGCTACAAATATAAAATTGAAAACCTTCAGCCAAACCATACATATTATTTCAGAATAGCAGCGAAGAAAACCTTTGCAGAGGAAAAGGAAGGAATCATTCAGAATGTTGAGCATATTTCCACCCCTGCACTAAAGGTAATTGTTACACTGCCGGGAGGGTTCATAGACACCCCGTTGATACCGTCAAATCCGCCGCTTCAGATAAGAAAGCAGGAGGACGGAATTAAGGACATGATTACCGATACAAGCGTAACAATCCAGTTGAAGAACAGGTGGTTTGAGCGGTTTGATCCTAATACCGGGATATGGTCCTATATACAGGCAGATAAAACATCTATGTCAGATACACCGCCATATAATCCGCAAACAACACCGCCGGATAATCAGAATTACAGAAAAGTTGAATATGATCCGGGGGTAACTCTGTACGTGGGTTGTACTGAATATACTTCGGGAATTGATATATCGGCAATAAATACATACAAACTGGAAAAAGTGTCAACAACTCCAAATGATGATTTGGAGGACATGTACCTCAATGTACCTGAAAATGTACCTGTTCCAGCTTCGGGTACTCCTGTTTATGCAAAGCATAACGTTGTAGTACCTGTTAAGAACTTAAAACCGAATACCACATACATACTGTGGGTGAGAGCATCCAGAGACGGTAATCCGCCATTGTTTTCGGATATTTCCAACCCAATAATTTTTACCACACTCCCCACGCCGAGCGATACTATAGAAAAGCCTGTGGTTCCTGACCTGCGGTCTACGAATGTTTCGGATACATTTGCCGATTTGGCATGGAATTACAAGGAGCAAAACACTTATTACATTAAATATGGTACCGTAGACGATATTACAAAAGCACAAGGTTCTTTAACTGTTACGGGAGCACAAATAAAAAATTCCGGCCTTGACTATGTAAGGATAACAGGACTTACAGCTGACACACAGTATTACTTCTGGATTCAGGCAGAAGCCTTTAATTCCAGCTTGTCAGCCAGTGAAAAGTCAGAGTGGAGCGATTCACTGCCTTTGAGGACATTAAAGCTAATGCCTCCCTCAACACCAAGAGGCTTTGGAGTTAAGAATACTGCGGATGCAGTGACCAAGAACAGTATAACCTTTGAATGGATTCAGGAACCGGGACTTACGTATATACTTGAAATTGCGGGGAAAATAGACTATTCCGATGCAAAGGTATACGAGTGCGGAAGTGTTACTGAATTCAAGGTTGAAGGACTTACATCTAACTTCAGATATTATGCACGACTTTATGCATATGACCCCAATAAAAAGCTCCGCTCATTGCCTACACAGAGTATCAGTGTAAGAACGTTAAGGAGCAGTGACGACTATGATTCCGATCAGGATGTAGACCATCCGATTACAGGGGATGTCATAGAAAAGGCACCGACCATTGTAAACGGCACATGGGTGGTTAAAATAACCGGAGTAAACGCTGATAGACTGGTACAGATAATGATGACTGACAATATACTTGACTACACTGTTGATATATCCAAGCCACCGGCACCTGCAACCAATATTTCACTAATGATATCCAAAAAGGTGTTTGATAAGCTGGATCAGTTAAAAGAGAACATAGCCTTTAAAACAGCGGTTGTTACATATAATCTGAAAGCAGGAATACTTTCAAACGTTAATACTGCGGATACTAAAAAGGAGCAGATATATACCTTTAATATTGCACTTGCACCTCAGAAACCTTCTGCCCGGGCAAATGAACTTATACTTAGGCAGCCCCTGGCACAGATGGGGGTTACACTTGATACCGGTGCAAGCATCATGACTATATCCGGGTTTGACAGACCGTTGATAATCAGCTATCCTTATACAAACTCAAAGGATTATGTTGAAGGACAGACGTTAGGATACCGTTATAACGGTGTAACAAGCAGCTGGGAGCAAAAAGCCACGTCAAACAGGTTTGACGTAGACAACAGAAAGGGTACAATAAGCTTCCAATCAGCAGTCCCCGGACTTTTTGCACTAGCTGACAGAACCAATAATTTGTTTGATGACATATATGGGCATATATATGAAGACGCTATACTTAATGTTGCGATGGCTCATAAGCTTAAAAGCATAACCAGCCGAATGTTCAATCCTGACAAGGCCGCAACAGCAGGGGAAGCTGTCAAACTGGCATTTGACAGCCTTGAGTATAGCTACGGCAGTAACTACATGGATCTGGCGGCAAAGACAGGCTTAGCTAAGGTAGGAAAAACAGCATCGGCAGTACTCACCAGACAGGATGCGGCATGTTTGGCGGCTGTATTATATGAAATGAAAACAAATACAAGAGTTAACGGAAACAAGGACGTAATCTCTACATATAAAGACTATAGCAAGATAGACAAGACACTCCTCAACAAAGTTGCTTTTGCTGCTGAAAATGGGTTCTTGCCCTATCAATCATCCACACTATTTAACCCCACCCAAAGCGTTACAAGGGGTGAACTGATGTATATGCTGGAAAAGGCATTAGTACTTGCCGGAGACATATAA
- a CDS encoding S-layer homology domain-containing protein, protein MKKSITRHISILLATIVLLTIGVQDVQAHGVTVTTQKIEGKYRITLASQESGLGVNILAFSISNGKTINVAYTLKKGAAASASTEIDESIVLAPFRVITTNSDNINKRPFSDIANTEFDEYIRHLHDVGITSGFSDGTFRPGNTLSRAEAAAMLSVALNLKPDDSPNTKLKDVNGHWGKKYINAILNKGIMTGYSDKTFRPNNKITVAEVCTIISKSFSFKTKSQGIFGKLKKNQWYSAYVQNVFNLKILTIEDSIYKNFTENGNISRGNFAMMLSRALSTF, encoded by the coding sequence ATGAAAAAAAGTATCACCAGACATATTTCTATACTGTTGGCGACGATAGTATTACTTACAATCGGAGTACAGGACGTTCAGGCACATGGTGTAACAGTGACTACGCAAAAGATTGAAGGCAAATACAGGATTACACTTGCAAGTCAGGAGTCAGGTTTAGGTGTGAACATACTGGCATTCAGTATTTCCAATGGAAAAACAATAAACGTTGCCTACACTCTAAAGAAGGGGGCAGCGGCTTCTGCTTCTACTGAAATTGATGAATCCATAGTTCTGGCACCTTTCAGAGTAATTACAACAAACTCTGATAATATTAACAAAAGGCCTTTTTCAGATATTGCTAATACTGAATTTGATGAATACATCAGGCACTTGCATGATGTAGGAATAACCTCGGGCTTTTCAGACGGAACCTTCCGTCCCGGGAATACACTATCCCGGGCTGAGGCGGCAGCAATGCTGTCTGTAGCATTAAATTTAAAGCCAGACGATTCTCCAAATACCAAACTAAAGGATGTAAACGGACACTGGGGCAAAAAGTATATTAATGCCATTCTGAACAAAGGTATAATGACAGGGTACTCAGACAAGACCTTCAGGCCCAATAATAAAATAACTGTTGCCGAGGTATGTACGATAATAAGCAAATCCTTTAGCTTTAAAACAAAGTCTCAAGGAATATTTGGGAAATTAAAGAAAAATCAGTGGTATTCCGCTTATGTGCAAAATGTATTCAACTTAAAAATTTTAACTATTGAGGATAGTATATACAAAAACTTCACCGAAAATGGAAATATTTCCAGAGGTAACTTCGCAATGATGCTCAGCAGAGCACTTTCGACGTTTTAA
- a CDS encoding YwmB family TATA-box binding protein, translating into MRKFSFVLLSILLIIAILGTAFYILGKDNPDGRQISIKDAFNYSGAKMIVNDLYFFARASDDYNTVSELSKVCEDVFKTLEISQYSKNTNSSDNLAKKEMHGTTADGVKVSAMASIVGNKSGNRDKYITIDATEAGDGKALLLREKIEGVFTKYRLKAEINSCITGTYEGDLSDNQLESICRKILNESSAKKIDSFRQQNEISVSAFSPLISDKLRVGGKNVNLGIAFRYNKLENRTYLWVATPVVNAEY; encoded by the coding sequence ATGAGAAAGTTTTCTTTTGTTTTATTATCAATTTTATTAATTATAGCTATCCTTGGAACTGCATTCTACATATTAGGAAAAGATAATCCGGATGGCAGGCAAATTTCCATAAAGGATGCATTTAACTACTCGGGAGCAAAAATGATTGTAAATGATTTGTACTTTTTTGCCAGAGCATCTGATGATTACAATACCGTGAGTGAGCTTTCAAAGGTTTGTGAGGATGTATTCAAAACACTGGAAATCTCCCAATATTCGAAGAATACAAACAGCTCTGATAATTTGGCAAAAAAAGAAATGCACGGTACAACAGCGGACGGCGTTAAAGTTTCTGCAATGGCAAGTATTGTTGGGAATAAGTCCGGAAATCGGGACAAATATATAACTATAGACGCAACTGAGGCAGGAGATGGGAAAGCATTACTTCTTAGAGAAAAAATTGAAGGTGTTTTTACAAAATACAGACTTAAGGCGGAAATAAATTCATGTATTACCGGAACATATGAAGGAGACCTGAGCGATAATCAATTAGAAAGTATATGCAGAAAAATACTAAATGAAAGTTCGGCAAAAAAAATAGATAGTTTCAGACAGCAAAATGAAATTAGTGTATCAGCTTTTTCACCCTTAATTAGTGATAAGTTGAGAGTTGGCGGGAAGAATGTAAACCTTGGTATAGCTTTTAGGTACAACAAACTAGAAAACAGGACATATTTATGGGTGGCCACACCTGTAGTCAATGCAGAGTATTGA
- the murA gene encoding UDP-N-acetylglucosamine 1-carboxyvinyltransferase, whose product MAKYVISEGVPLRGSVRVDGAKNAVLPIIAASLLSESKSIIEEVPDLNDVRIMCDLLRCLGTDVQKQSDPTTISFETKEITNSTAPYELVNKLRASFLVMGPMLARTGYVRVALPGGCPIGSRPVDLHLKGFSALGAEITQGHGYIEARKNKKLVGNKIYLDFPSVGATENIMMAAVMAEGQTIIENAANEPEIVDLASYLNEMGAIVVGAGTDTIRIEGVTSMKGCTHTVIPDRIEAGTFMIAAAITNGEVRIENVVPDHLKPVVAKLKETGLEISEELSAITVKSIGGLKPIDVKTLPYPGFPTDMQAQVTSMLSCIPGTSMVIETIFENRFMHISELKRMGANIKIDGRTAVIEGKPCLTGACVKATDLRAGAALVLAGLAAEGATEISEIQHIDRGYSGFAEKLKSLGAKITRVED is encoded by the coding sequence TTGGCTAAATATGTGATCAGTGAAGGTGTGCCTTTAAGGGGCAGTGTAAGAGTAGATGGTGCAAAAAATGCGGTTCTTCCAATAATAGCAGCATCCCTGCTAAGCGAGTCGAAGAGTATAATTGAAGAAGTACCCGACCTAAACGATGTCAGGATAATGTGTGATTTATTAAGATGTCTGGGTACCGATGTTCAGAAGCAATCTGACCCTACCACCATATCCTTCGAAACTAAAGAAATAACAAATTCAACAGCACCCTATGAGCTGGTAAATAAGCTAAGAGCATCTTTTCTGGTCATGGGTCCTATGCTTGCCAGAACAGGGTATGTACGGGTTGCTTTGCCGGGAGGATGCCCCATAGGTTCAAGGCCTGTTGATTTACACTTGAAAGGGTTTTCCGCTCTAGGTGCTGAAATAACTCAAGGGCATGGTTATATCGAAGCCAGAAAAAATAAAAAGCTTGTGGGAAACAAGATTTATCTTGATTTTCCCAGTGTAGGTGCAACTGAAAACATTATGATGGCTGCTGTAATGGCGGAAGGTCAGACAATAATAGAGAATGCTGCCAATGAGCCGGAAATAGTGGATTTGGCCAGCTATCTCAACGAAATGGGAGCAATTGTCGTAGGAGCAGGAACAGACACCATCAGGATAGAAGGAGTTACAAGTATGAAAGGCTGTACCCACACAGTAATTCCAGACCGCATTGAGGCTGGTACATTTATGATAGCCGCTGCCATTACCAACGGTGAAGTCAGAATTGAAAACGTTGTACCAGATCACCTTAAACCCGTAGTTGCAAAGCTAAAAGAAACGGGTTTGGAGATTTCAGAAGAATTGTCTGCAATAACAGTAAAAAGTATAGGCGGACTAAAACCCATAGATGTGAAGACACTGCCCTATCCGGGCTTTCCCACTGATATGCAGGCTCAAGTAACGTCGATGCTTTCCTGTATTCCGGGTACAAGTATGGTTATAGAAACTATATTTGAGAACAGGTTTATGCACATAAGTGAATTGAAGCGAATGGGTGCAAACATAAAGATAGATGGAAGAACAGCTGTAATTGAAGGGAAACCATGTCTTACAGGAGCATGTGTCAAAGCAACAGACCTGAGGGCAGGTGCGGCACTGGTACTAGCGGGCCTTGCGGCAGAGGGAGCAACTGAAATAAGTGAAATACAGCATATAGACAGGGGATATTCGGGGTTTGCAGAAAAGCTGAAATCTCTTGGGGCAAAAATAACAAGGGTTGAAGATTAA
- the spoIID gene encoding stage II sporulation protein D: MKKVITYILLMAFIVVLVPFMVVQFNGKEVGPVQIQDKEKSNVTPKQETAITINVYMHTQKKTVKMYLEDYIKGVLAAEMPAEFEIEALKAQAVAARTYALGRAVKLYGSVGVHDDADVCTDSRHCQAWKSKEQAMENWGLLSSFKYWNKITRAVNETQGQVIEYNKVLINPLFHSNSGGYTENVEDVWDGTSEPYLRGVKSVGEDEFREYKSVIELLESDMIKILKKNNPKIQIKGNNLFANIKINGYSSGNRVLSMDIGNVKVKGTDFRKMFNLKSTNFKLKKLAGGKISITTYGYGHGVGMSQCGANYLAQQGSHYKEILKYYYKGVEITRLDSSQKK; this comes from the coding sequence ATGAAAAAAGTTATTACTTATATATTATTAATGGCTTTTATTGTTGTACTGGTACCTTTTATGGTTGTCCAGTTTAACGGTAAAGAGGTAGGCCCGGTACAGATTCAGGATAAAGAAAAATCAAACGTTACTCCAAAGCAGGAGACTGCAATCACCATAAATGTTTATATGCACACTCAAAAAAAAACCGTTAAAATGTATCTGGAGGACTATATTAAAGGAGTTTTAGCTGCCGAAATGCCCGCAGAGTTTGAAATAGAGGCATTAAAGGCACAGGCGGTCGCTGCCAGGACATATGCACTGGGAAGAGCGGTCAAGCTGTATGGGTCGGTGGGTGTGCATGACGATGCGGATGTCTGTACCGATTCAAGGCATTGTCAAGCGTGGAAAAGCAAAGAGCAAGCTATGGAAAACTGGGGACTGCTTTCTTCCTTTAAATATTGGAATAAAATAACCAGAGCTGTTAATGAAACTCAAGGCCAGGTCATCGAATATAACAAAGTCCTTATAAATCCATTATTCCATTCCAACAGCGGGGGATACACTGAAAATGTGGAGGATGTCTGGGACGGCACAAGTGAGCCGTATCTTAGGGGAGTTAAAAGCGTAGGTGAGGATGAGTTCAGGGAGTATAAAAGCGTTATTGAACTACTGGAATCAGATATGATAAAGATCTTGAAGAAGAACAACCCAAAAATTCAAATAAAGGGTAACAATTTATTTGCAAATATTAAAATTAACGGCTATTCCTCAGGAAACAGAGTTTTAAGTATGGATATAGGTAACGTCAAGGTAAAAGGAACCGATTTCCGAAAGATGTTTAATTTAAAATCAACTAATTTTAAATTGAAAAAACTTGCCGGAGGAAAAATATCTATAACAACTTATGGTTATGGCCACGGAGTAGGTATGAGTCAGTGCGGTGCCAATTATTTGGCTCAGCAGGGTAGCCATTACAAGGAGATACTAAAATATTACTATAAAGGTGTTGAGATAACAAGGCTGGACTCATCCCAGAAAAAATAG
- a CDS encoding M23 family metallopeptidase, with amino-acid sequence MKKLIPDENNWKNKLSKFFSSKGFYVVLAVCIIVVAATAILLTTQNMKDTGKIIPGEAANASQDEATKAVSGKLDKTKAANNNTQSAASETAKSTPTPPKSGESKSSKSASANAVIKFSCRPVDGPIMKDFTRDINTFSESKTLGDIRAHDGIDFKVEKLTKVRAVASGTISKVEDNTNGITVEITHSNNLKTRYAGLSKQNLEDISCGLKVKANDIIGLVGDPIQIECEDGPHLHFQVLKNGKSVDPSPYLSVPSTADKQGK; translated from the coding sequence ATGAAGAAACTTATTCCAGACGAAAATAATTGGAAAAACAAACTGTCTAAATTCTTTAGCAGTAAGGGATTCTATGTAGTTTTAGCAGTTTGTATAATAGTTGTGGCGGCAACGGCAATATTATTAACAACTCAAAACATGAAGGATACAGGAAAAATAATTCCCGGTGAAGCTGCCAATGCTAGTCAGGATGAAGCAACAAAAGCAGTATCCGGCAAACTGGACAAGACCAAAGCAGCGAATAACAATACACAATCGGCTGCAAGCGAGACTGCAAAGTCGACACCAACACCACCAAAATCAGGTGAAAGTAAAAGCAGCAAAAGTGCATCTGCAAATGCTGTCATAAAATTCAGTTGCAGGCCAGTAGACGGTCCTATAATGAAGGATTTTACACGTGATATCAATACTTTCTCTGAATCAAAGACATTAGGAGACATAAGGGCACATGACGGTATTGATTTCAAGGTAGAAAAGCTTACCAAGGTCAGAGCTGTTGCATCCGGAACAATATCAAAGGTTGAGGATAATACCAATGGCATAACTGTTGAAATTACCCATTCTAATAACCTTAAAACCAGGTATGCAGGGTTGTCCAAGCAGAATCTGGAGGATATAAGTTGTGGGTTAAAGGTTAAGGCCAATGATATAATCGGTCTTGTTGGAGATCCTATTCAGATAGAATGTGAGGATGGGCCTCACCTTCATTTTCAGGTTCTCAAGAATGGTAAATCCGTTGACCCGTCACCATATTTAAGTGTACCGTCAACAGCCGATAAACAGGGAAAATAG
- a CDS encoding D-alanine--D-alanine ligase family protein — translation MSKKRVAIIFGGQSSEHEVSRVSAQSVIENIDKQKYDVEIIGITKSGQWLKYDGPVEKIGNGDWEAIAQKKPVESLSQAGISSSGITTVNSVRQIMPGNVKAPIDVIFPVLHGCNGEDGTIQGLFELAGIPYVGCGVLGSAVGMDKAYTKIIFEKEGLPQGDYLVFNRKQVYNRIEDVVAQIEGRLTYPCFVKPSNAGSSVGVNKASDRESLVKALNIAAKNDRRILVEEFINGREIECAVLGNDNPVASTVGEVVPCNDFYDYEAKYQVGDSSKVVIPAPNLSKETVEKIREYAVRAFKCLDCAGLSRVDFFVHKETGEIYINEINTLPGFTQISMYPKLWAASGIPYSELINKLIELAFERYEDTRREYTNTLD, via the coding sequence ATGTCAAAGAAACGTGTAGCTATTATTTTTGGCGGGCAGTCATCCGAGCATGAAGTTTCAAGAGTATCGGCCCAGTCAGTAATAGAAAATATAGACAAGCAGAAATATGATGTTGAAATTATAGGAATTACTAAAAGCGGACAATGGCTAAAATATGACGGACCGGTTGAAAAAATAGGGAACGGTGACTGGGAAGCCATTGCACAAAAAAAGCCAGTGGAAAGCCTATCTCAGGCAGGTATATCTTCTTCCGGAATAACTACGGTAAATTCCGTGAGACAGATAATGCCAGGGAATGTAAAAGCTCCCATAGATGTTATATTCCCTGTATTACATGGTTGCAATGGTGAGGATGGGACTATTCAGGGACTTTTTGAACTTGCAGGAATTCCCTATGTAGGGTGCGGTGTACTTGGTTCAGCAGTTGGGATGGATAAGGCCTATACAAAGATAATATTTGAAAAGGAAGGCCTTCCCCAGGGAGACTATCTTGTATTTAACAGGAAACAGGTATACAACCGGATAGAAGATGTTGTTGCTCAGATAGAAGGCAGACTTACATATCCGTGTTTTGTAAAACCATCCAATGCCGGTTCATCTGTTGGCGTAAACAAGGCATCTGACAGGGAAAGCCTTGTAAAGGCTCTAAACATAGCTGCAAAAAACGACAGAAGGATTCTTGTTGAGGAATTTATTAATGGAAGGGAAATCGAGTGTGCTGTTCTGGGGAATGATAATCCGGTTGCATCAACTGTGGGGGAAGTAGTTCCTTGTAATGATTTCTATGATTATGAGGCAAAATACCAAGTAGGAGACAGCTCAAAAGTAGTTATTCCTGCCCCAAACCTGTCCAAAGAGACCGTAGAAAAAATTAGGGAGTATGCTGTAAGAGCGTTCAAATGCCTTGATTGTGCAGGATTGTCCAGAGTAGACTTCTTTGTTCATAAAGAAACAGGAGAAATTTACATAAATGAAATAAACACTCTCCCGGGGTTTACACAAATAAGTATGTATCCTAAGTTGTGGGCTGCAAGCGGGATCCCCTATTCAGAGCTGATTAATAAACTTATCGAACTGGCTTTTGAAAGGTATGAGGACACCAGAAGAGAGTATACAAACACGCTGGACTAA
- a CDS encoding DUF1934 domain-containing protein: protein MNKDVIINVKGVQTGDENDPNTTELITEGKYYQKGGNYYITYKESEVTGMEGTTTTLKVGEGIVTLIRFGKVNSQFVFQKGQKHVSSYNTEYGSFTVGVYANNVDININETGGEIRIGYQIEIDNQGSGRNDFYMLIREAGTANEKYKLGNTSAN from the coding sequence ATGAATAAAGATGTGATAATTAACGTAAAGGGTGTTCAGACAGGTGACGAGAACGACCCCAATACCACTGAACTTATCACAGAAGGGAAGTACTATCAGAAAGGCGGTAATTATTACATTACCTATAAGGAAAGTGAAGTAACCGGGATGGAAGGGACTACCACCACATTGAAGGTAGGAGAAGGTATTGTTACCTTGATAAGGTTTGGAAAGGTTAATTCACAGTTCGTTTTCCAGAAGGGTCAGAAGCATGTTTCGAGCTATAATACAGAGTACGGAAGCTTTACCGTAGGGGTTTACGCAAATAATGTAGATATAAATATAAATGAAACAGGCGGAGAAATAAGAATAGGTTATCAGATTGAAATAGACAACCAAGGTTCAGGAAGAAATGATTTTTATATGTTAATCAGGGAGGCAGGAACAGCAAATGAAAAATATAAACTCGGAAATACGTCAGCAAATTAG